A single Silvibacterium dinghuense DNA region contains:
- a CDS encoding (2Fe-2S)-binding protein has protein sequence MPETVRLTINGEAVEVPSGTRVAAAMLLAGAVCRTSVSGEPRTALCGMGICMECRAVVNGVPQTKTCQLACQPGMSVETQQGETWR, from the coding sequence ATGCCTGAGACGGTGAGGCTGACGATCAACGGCGAAGCCGTTGAAGTACCTTCGGGCACGCGTGTGGCCGCGGCGATGTTGCTGGCCGGTGCGGTGTGCCGCACTTCGGTGAGTGGGGAACCGCGGACGGCGCTCTGCGGCATGGGTATCTGCATGGAGTGCCGCGCAGTAGTGAACGGCGTTCCACAGACGAAGACCTGCCAGCTTGCCTGCCAGCCTGGCATGTCTGTCGAAACGCAGCAGGGGGAGACATGGCGATGA
- a CDS encoding dihydrodipicolinate synthase family protein, whose amino-acid sequence MNWYGVMPAMTTAFTEDLKVDHKFLARHAAWLLGTGCTGLVMLGSLGEGATLTHEEKVAILKTAVSVAGDKPVVAAISALSTEAAVALAKDAEAAGCSGLMVLPPYVYTSDWREMKAHVVAILKATKLSCMLYNNPIAYKTDFLPDQIAELAAEYPNLAAVKESSADVRRVSWIKALLGDRLKIFVGVDDALVEGVAAGATGWVAGLVNAYPAESVELFNLAIAGKTKEAFELYKWFLPLLRMDTVPKFVQLIKWVQEQAGVGSQVVRAPRLVITGAELEEATATYKTAVAARPKVEEKPLSSF is encoded by the coding sequence ATGAACTGGTATGGCGTAATGCCTGCAATGACGACTGCTTTCACGGAAGACCTGAAGGTCGACCATAAATTTCTGGCGCGCCACGCTGCATGGCTGCTGGGCACCGGCTGCACCGGCCTGGTGATGCTCGGCTCGCTGGGCGAAGGTGCGACGCTGACGCATGAGGAGAAGGTTGCGATCCTGAAGACGGCTGTTTCCGTCGCCGGTGACAAGCCTGTGGTTGCGGCGATCTCTGCGCTTTCGACTGAGGCTGCTGTTGCTCTGGCGAAGGACGCCGAAGCTGCCGGCTGCTCGGGCCTGATGGTGCTGCCGCCGTATGTGTACACCTCCGACTGGCGCGAGATGAAGGCGCACGTGGTTGCGATCCTGAAAGCAACCAAGCTCTCGTGCATGCTCTACAACAATCCCATTGCCTACAAGACGGATTTCCTGCCCGATCAGATCGCCGAGCTGGCTGCGGAGTATCCGAACCTGGCCGCAGTGAAGGAGTCGAGCGCGGATGTGCGGCGCGTCTCCTGGATCAAGGCGCTGCTGGGCGATCGCCTCAAGATCTTTGTCGGCGTGGATGACGCGCTGGTCGAGGGTGTGGCAGCGGGTGCGACCGGTTGGGTTGCGGGCCTGGTGAATGCGTATCCGGCCGAGTCGGTCGAGCTGTTCAACCTCGCCATTGCGGGCAAGACGAAGGAAGCCTTCGAGCTGTACAAGTGGTTCCTACCGCTGTTGCGCATGGATACCGTGCCCAAGTTCGTGCAGCTGATCAAGTGGGTGCAGGAGCAGGCTGGCGTGGGTTCGCAGGTAGTGCGTGCGCCGCGTCTGGTCATCACAGGCGCAGAGCTGGAAGAGGCGACCGCGACCTACAAGACTGCCGTGGCCGCTCGCCCCAAGGTCGAAGAGAAGCCGCTTTCGAGCTTTTAA
- a CDS encoding proline racemase family protein has protein sequence MALPKMVHVVDSHTEGEPTRVVLDGGPDLGGGPLAERLRRFREEYDGFRSGVICEPRGSEVVVGALLLDPEHADSTAAVIYFNDVGYLGMCGHGTIGLVTTLAHLGRIKPGAHRIETPVGTVLACLHEDGSVTVQNVPSRRYRAAVPVDVPGYGRFVGDIAWGGNWFFLIGDHSYEIKASNREQLMAVTTAIRTALREQGITGEDGGEIDHIELFAEPGDAANSSRNFVLCPGAAFDRSPCGTGTSAKMACLYADGKLKPGAIWRQESVLGTVFQGAVIEGEDEQVIPSIRGRAWITAESRLIFADDDPFAQGILF, from the coding sequence ATGGCTTTGCCAAAGATGGTTCATGTTGTTGACTCTCATACAGAGGGCGAACCCACCCGTGTGGTGCTGGACGGGGGGCCTGATTTGGGCGGTGGGCCGCTCGCAGAACGGCTGCGGCGCTTTCGCGAGGAGTATGACGGCTTTCGTTCCGGTGTGATCTGCGAGCCGCGCGGTTCTGAGGTGGTGGTGGGCGCGCTCTTGCTTGATCCTGAGCACGCAGACTCGACCGCAGCGGTGATCTATTTCAATGACGTGGGTTACCTGGGTATGTGTGGACACGGCACGATCGGACTGGTGACGACGCTGGCGCACCTGGGGCGCATCAAGCCTGGCGCGCACAGAATTGAGACCCCGGTGGGTACGGTCCTGGCCTGTCTGCACGAGGATGGATCGGTGACGGTGCAGAATGTGCCGAGCCGGCGCTATCGCGCGGCGGTGCCGGTGGACGTGCCGGGATATGGACGCTTCGTGGGCGATATCGCGTGGGGTGGAAACTGGTTTTTCCTCATCGGTGATCATTCCTACGAGATCAAGGCTTCGAACCGCGAGCAGCTGATGGCGGTGACGACGGCGATCCGCACGGCGCTGCGCGAGCAGGGTATTACGGGCGAGGACGGTGGTGAGATCGACCACATCGAGTTGTTTGCCGAACCGGGCGATGCGGCGAACTCATCACGGAACTTTGTGCTGTGTCCGGGCGCGGCCTTCGACCGCTCACCATGCGGTACGGGGACGAGCGCGAAGATGGCCTGTCTTTATGCCGACGGCAAGCTCAAGCCGGGTGCCATCTGGCGGCAGGAGAGCGTGCTGGGCACAGTCTTCCAGGGCGCGGTGATCGAGGGGGAAGACGAACAGGTGATCCCGAGCATTCGCGGGCGGGCGTGGATTACGGCTGAGTCGAGGCTGATCTTTGCCGATGACGATCCATTTGCACAGGGGATTTTGTTTTAG
- a CDS encoding NAD(P)/FAD-dependent oxidoreductase yields MAIFDVVIVGAGIVGSAIARESARAGLRTAVIEEKVPGSGITAAGMGHLVVMDDSPAQLALTTFSRELWQQERETLPASIEFESRGTLWVASDEEEMKEVHAKRATYEKAGVASEVLDAKTVAAVEPNLRPGLAGGLRVPEDAVVYPPAAAAHFLSDAQHHGAKLVQGRAAAAGKGEVVLANSAKLQAERIVLAAGADISLLPQLPIQKRKGHLLITDRYPGFAHHQLVELGYLKSAHKLTDESVAFNLQPRQTGQMLIGSSRQFGKVDPAAEPRMLRLMLERAIKYMPKLAALSAIRAWTGFRASTDDKLPLIGPAEAITDDPSLWLAMGFEGLGITNAPGAARLLVDQLLGNHSALDVTPFLPARLAVKKETEHA; encoded by the coding sequence ATGGCAATTTTTGATGTAGTGATAGTTGGGGCCGGAATTGTGGGGTCGGCGATTGCGCGGGAGTCTGCGCGAGCCGGCCTGCGCACGGCGGTAATCGAAGAAAAGGTGCCGGGCTCGGGTATTACAGCCGCGGGCATGGGGCACCTTGTCGTGATGGACGATTCCCCGGCGCAGCTTGCGTTGACGACATTCTCGCGCGAGCTGTGGCAGCAGGAGCGGGAGACGCTGCCTGCTTCGATCGAGTTCGAGTCGCGCGGGACATTGTGGGTCGCATCCGACGAGGAAGAGATGAAGGAGGTCCATGCCAAACGCGCCACCTATGAGAAAGCGGGTGTGGCGAGCGAGGTGCTGGACGCGAAGACAGTAGCTGCGGTTGAGCCAAATCTGCGCCCCGGTCTTGCCGGTGGGCTGCGCGTGCCGGAGGATGCGGTGGTCTATCCGCCTGCGGCAGCCGCGCATTTTCTCTCGGATGCGCAGCATCACGGAGCGAAGCTGGTGCAGGGCCGCGCAGCGGCCGCAGGCAAGGGTGAAGTTGTGCTGGCCAACAGCGCAAAGCTGCAGGCCGAGCGCATTGTGCTGGCAGCGGGTGCGGATATTTCGCTACTGCCACAGTTACCGATACAAAAGCGCAAGGGGCATCTGCTCATTACCGACCGCTATCCGGGGTTTGCGCATCATCAGCTCGTGGAGCTTGGATATCTGAAGAGCGCACATAAGCTCACGGATGAGTCGGTGGCGTTCAATCTACAGCCGCGGCAGACAGGGCAGATGCTGATCGGCTCCTCGCGGCAGTTCGGAAAGGTCGATCCTGCAGCGGAGCCACGCATGTTGCGCCTGATGCTGGAGCGGGCGATTAAATATATGCCGAAGCTCGCAGCATTGTCGGCAATCCGCGCGTGGACGGGCTTTCGCGCTTCTACTGACGATAAGTTGCCGCTGATCGGTCCTGCCGAGGCGATTACGGATGATCCTTCACTGTGGCTGGCAATGGGCTTCGAGGGGCTGGGCATCACGAATGCTCCAGGCGCGGCGCGGCTGCTGGTAGATCAGCTGCTGGGGAATCATTCGGCGCTGGATGTGACGCCGTTTCTTCCGGCGCGTCTTGCTGTGAAGAAGGAGACGGAGCATGCCTGA
- a CDS encoding NAD(P)/FAD-dependent oxidoreductase yields MSDELNMFIKPQPLTQIADVVVVGAGPAGIAAATAASRCGRSVLVIDDNPAPGGQIWRQGLPSQRKFDADGVTRDRAVEQMLAAGVRVASGCRVIDAPDRATLRAYREEDGAVLHVLYGKLILATGARERFLPFPGWTLPGVFGAGGLQALVKGGYEVAGKRVVVAGTGPLLLAVAAHLHDYGAKVVAMAEQAPAWKLAAFSATMLTNPSKLMQGAGYRGRVIGTPYQAGTWPMAAIAGEGGLLRAVKLSNGKKTWEVACDMLACGFHLVPNTELAALLGCELRGDFVKVDANQQTSQQGIYCAGEPTGIGGLDAALAEGEIAGLAAAGQPTTHLQKRAEAGRKFAAGLERTFALRPELRTLAAPDTVFCRCEDVQTASLAGHHSWTEAKLQTRCGMGPCQGRICGPAAEVVFGWKNASVRQPIFPTPVGALCSNDSIEENA; encoded by the coding sequence ATGAGCGATGAGCTGAACATGTTCATCAAGCCTCAGCCTCTGACGCAGATTGCGGACGTTGTGGTGGTGGGCGCGGGGCCGGCAGGCATCGCTGCTGCTACCGCTGCTTCACGTTGTGGGCGCAGCGTGCTGGTCATCGACGATAACCCGGCACCGGGTGGACAGATCTGGCGGCAGGGGCTGCCGTCGCAGCGAAAGTTCGACGCTGATGGCGTGACGCGGGATCGCGCCGTGGAGCAGATGCTTGCGGCTGGCGTGCGCGTGGCCAGCGGCTGCCGCGTGATCGATGCACCGGATCGTGCGACGCTGCGGGCCTATCGGGAAGAAGATGGCGCTGTGCTGCATGTGCTCTACGGCAAGTTGATTCTTGCCACGGGCGCGCGCGAGCGGTTTCTGCCGTTTCCGGGATGGACGCTGCCGGGTGTCTTTGGCGCAGGCGGATTGCAGGCGCTGGTGAAGGGCGGCTATGAGGTCGCGGGTAAGCGCGTCGTTGTTGCCGGTACCGGCCCTCTGTTGCTGGCGGTTGCGGCGCATCTGCATGACTACGGCGCAAAGGTGGTCGCGATGGCCGAGCAGGCTCCGGCGTGGAAGCTGGCGGCTTTCAGCGCGACGATGCTGACGAATCCATCGAAGCTGATGCAGGGCGCGGGCTATCGCGGGCGTGTGATCGGCACGCCGTATCAGGCAGGCACGTGGCCGATGGCGGCTATTGCCGGCGAAGGTGGCCTGCTGCGCGCGGTGAAGCTGAGCAACGGCAAAAAGACATGGGAAGTCGCGTGCGATATGCTCGCGTGCGGCTTCCATCTGGTGCCGAACACCGAACTGGCTGCGCTGCTGGGCTGCGAGCTGCGCGGTGACTTTGTGAAGGTCGATGCGAACCAGCAGACATCGCAGCAGGGAATTTACTGCGCGGGCGAGCCGACGGGTATCGGCGGTCTTGACGCCGCTCTGGCCGAGGGTGAGATTGCTGGTCTTGCGGCGGCTGGCCAGCCGACGACGCATCTGCAGAAGCGTGCCGAGGCGGGACGGAAGTTTGCGGCGGGACTGGAGCGCACGTTTGCGCTGCGGCCCGAACTGCGCACCCTGGCCGCGCCGGATACGGTCTTCTGCCGTTGCGAGGATGTGCAGACAGCGAGCCTGGCCGGGCACCATAGCTGGACAGAGGCCAAGCTGCAAACGCGCTGCGGCATGGGGCCCTGCCAGGGCCGCATCTGCGGTCCGGCCGCGGAGGTCGTCTTCGGATGGAAGAACGCCTCGGTGCGGCAACCGATTTTTCCCACACCCGTGGGAGCACTTTGTTCGAACGATTCGATTGAGGAGAACGCATGA
- a CDS encoding glycoside hydrolase family 27 protein, whose translation MRAVALLSAFVLSSAVMTTLPATAAADTTLAATPPMGWNSWNHFADKVDDKTIRETADLMVSTGMRDAGYVYVNIDDTWEGERDAEGHIHPNKKFPDMKALADYVHSKGLKLGIYSSPGMKTCAGYPGSYGHEQDDANTYAAWGIDYLKYDLCSYTEQLSQQAGHDHDKSREVMLAVYTKMHDALQKTGRPIVLSLCQYGWEAVWRWGGDAGGNLWRTTGDIEDNYDSMAKIGFGQAGLSPFAGPGHWNDPDMLEIGNGGMKDAEYRTHMSLWSLLAAPLLAGNDLTKMTPETKAILLNREVIAVDQDAAGHQGDRVYTEGPLEVWTKPLADGSKAVAVFNRWTMPLKLDVPLERLGFIGTVQARDLWAHSDLPAMTGTWHAAVPPHGVVMLRVRQ comes from the coding sequence ATGCGCGCTGTAGCTCTGCTCTCTGCCTTTGTTCTGTCTTCGGCTGTGATGACGACACTGCCTGCCACGGCCGCGGCCGACACCACGTTGGCGGCCACGCCGCCGATGGGTTGGAACAGCTGGAACCACTTCGCCGATAAGGTCGACGACAAGACCATTCGCGAAACGGCGGATCTGATGGTCTCAACCGGTATGCGCGATGCAGGCTACGTGTACGTGAACATCGACGACACGTGGGAGGGCGAGCGCGACGCCGAGGGGCACATCCATCCCAACAAGAAGTTCCCCGACATGAAGGCGCTGGCGGATTACGTGCATTCGAAGGGGCTGAAGCTCGGCATTTATTCTTCGCCGGGCATGAAGACCTGCGCGGGCTATCCGGGCTCGTATGGGCATGAGCAGGACGATGCGAACACCTACGCAGCGTGGGGCATCGACTATCTCAAATATGACCTGTGCTCCTATACAGAACAGCTCTCCCAGCAGGCCGGGCACGATCATGACAAGTCGCGCGAAGTGATGCTCGCGGTCTACACGAAGATGCATGACGCGCTCCAGAAAACCGGCCGCCCCATCGTGCTGAGCCTCTGCCAGTATGGCTGGGAGGCGGTGTGGCGCTGGGGTGGAGATGCGGGCGGCAACCTGTGGCGCACTACCGGCGATATCGAGGATAACTACGATTCGATGGCGAAGATCGGCTTCGGCCAGGCGGGCTTGAGCCCCTTCGCGGGGCCTGGGCACTGGAACGATCCGGACATGCTGGAGATCGGCAACGGCGGCATGAAGGATGCGGAGTATCGCACGCATATGAGCCTGTGGTCGCTGCTGGCCGCGCCGCTGCTCGCGGGCAATGACCTGACGAAGATGACGCCGGAGACGAAGGCGATTTTGTTGAATCGCGAAGTAATTGCGGTCGATCAGGATGCGGCAGGACACCAGGGTGACCGCGTGTATACCGAGGGTCCGCTAGAAGTATGGACGAAGCCGCTGGCTGATGGCAGCAAGGCGGTTGCGGTCTTCAATCGCTGGACAATGCCGCTGAAGCTCGACGTGCCGCTGGAGCGGCTGGGCTTCATCGGTACCGTGCAGGCACGCGATCTGTGGGCGCACAGCGATCTGCCTGCGATGACTGGCACCTGGCATGCCGCAGTGCCACCGCATGGCGTGGTCATGCTGCGCGTTCGTCAGTGA
- a CDS encoding DUF5695 domain-containing protein: MIPSRRSVTHASAVLVLAATSVLAHAQHKPAPPPPGPMFASDRVTLTSSSLTVKLLSYSGTVAQLSPQSAPAWDYTPGDLLKERSADTFYHLGDLDLRFRVQGASDWTTVSTAFHREQVKVLSSNEKTFSADVSSSFPEGTPLGVVRTWAVENGDVALHFTLTNKGSQPLELGGIGMAMVFNNMINTRTLEQAYGACSFYDPYIGEDAGYVQVSPLKGTGPVLLVVPDGHTPLEAWKPIMDKRDRKTGLGELGNDPEGHWTTFEGSYDWMVNSKAYADTEWHGAQEWNTPTEQMLAPGKSVTVGVRFIVAPGLRQIESTLAAHRRPVAVGVPGYILPEDIDAKLFLRYDKPVKVMTVEPEGAIAIHDDGRLKSGLHAYTLEGKTWGRSRLTITYADGTVQTIGYRTIKPERETLADLGHFLFNEQWFDDKKDPFHRGPSVISYDDEAHKQVTQEPRVWIAGLSDEGGSGAWLASAMKEYLEPNKDEVAKLEAFVNQTVWGHLQVAEGEHKYGVHKSLFFYQPDAMPNFQYDKDINWKSWTSWNKEGAEDVGRTFNYPHVVAAYWSLYRIARNTNGLAAEKPWSWYLDQAYETTIAMQTQAPYYLRFGLMEGTVFLRLLEDLKHEGLQDAQWTVKATKLEAMMRERAGIWKDEAYPFGSEMAWDSTGQEEVYDWTNYFGDKDKAEVTLNAILAYDPTIPSWGYNGSARRYWDFLYGGKYPRVERQLHHYGSGLNAIPLLAEYRTHPDDLYLLRVGYGGVMGPLSNINQEGFASAAFHSFPDRMAFDPYSGDYGPNLLGHALNTGVYVAHNDAMGWLCFGGNLIEHGDTLHVTVLDSSRKRVFLAPAGLWITLDAGQIASVDYDTKRETVRVHLAAATDAVKSARLRYEATVGGHTWTLAGSSGKDGGASVIALGRGETTVELRQQ; encoded by the coding sequence ATGATTCCTTCCCGCCGATCTGTTACTCACGCCAGCGCCGTACTCGTGCTGGCTGCCACGTCTGTCCTCGCTCATGCACAACATAAACCTGCGCCTCCGCCGCCGGGGCCGATGTTCGCGAGCGACCGTGTCACGTTGACGTCGTCTTCGCTGACAGTGAAGCTGTTGTCGTACTCGGGCACGGTGGCACAGTTGTCTCCGCAGTCCGCGCCTGCGTGGGATTACACGCCCGGCGATCTGCTGAAGGAACGCTCTGCCGATACCTTCTATCATCTCGGTGATCTCGACCTGCGCTTCCGCGTGCAGGGTGCGAGCGACTGGACGACGGTCTCGACCGCGTTCCATCGTGAACAGGTGAAGGTTCTCAGCTCGAATGAGAAGACGTTTTCAGCGGACGTGAGCTCGTCATTCCCTGAAGGCACACCGCTCGGCGTGGTGCGGACGTGGGCTGTCGAGAACGGCGATGTGGCGCTGCACTTTACGCTGACCAACAAGGGCTCGCAGCCGCTCGAGCTGGGCGGCATCGGCATGGCCATGGTCTTCAACAACATGATCAACACGCGCACGCTGGAGCAAGCGTATGGTGCGTGTTCGTTCTATGACCCGTACATCGGTGAGGATGCGGGCTACGTGCAGGTGTCTCCGCTGAAGGGTACAGGGCCGGTACTGCTGGTGGTGCCCGATGGCCACACGCCGCTCGAGGCGTGGAAGCCGATCATGGACAAGCGCGATCGCAAGACCGGGCTGGGTGAGTTGGGCAATGATCCTGAGGGCCACTGGACGACGTTTGAAGGCTCCTACGATTGGATGGTGAACTCCAAGGCCTATGCCGATACGGAGTGGCATGGCGCGCAGGAGTGGAACACTCCGACGGAGCAGATGCTGGCTCCGGGGAAATCTGTAACCGTGGGTGTACGTTTTATCGTCGCGCCGGGGCTGCGGCAGATCGAATCGACGCTGGCCGCACATCGGCGACCGGTGGCCGTGGGCGTGCCGGGCTACATCCTGCCCGAGGATATCGACGCGAAGCTCTTCCTGCGCTACGACAAGCCGGTGAAGGTGATGACGGTCGAGCCGGAGGGCGCGATTGCGATTCATGATGACGGCAGGCTCAAGAGCGGGCTGCATGCATACACGCTCGAGGGTAAGACGTGGGGCCGCTCGCGGCTTACCATTACCTACGCCGACGGCACGGTGCAGACGATTGGCTATCGCACCATCAAGCCGGAGCGCGAGACGCTGGCGGATCTCGGGCACTTCCTGTTCAACGAGCAGTGGTTCGACGACAAGAAAGATCCCTTCCATCGCGGGCCTTCGGTCATCAGCTATGACGACGAAGCGCACAAGCAGGTGACGCAGGAGCCGCGCGTGTGGATTGCGGGCCTGAGCGATGAAGGCGGATCGGGCGCATGGCTGGCTTCGGCGATGAAGGAATATCTGGAGCCGAATAAAGACGAAGTTGCAAAGCTCGAAGCGTTCGTGAATCAGACGGTGTGGGGGCACTTGCAGGTCGCAGAAGGCGAGCACAAGTATGGCGTGCACAAGAGTCTGTTCTTCTATCAGCCCGACGCGATGCCGAATTTTCAGTACGACAAGGACATCAACTGGAAAAGCTGGACAAGCTGGAATAAAGAAGGCGCGGAGGATGTAGGCCGCACCTTCAACTATCCGCATGTGGTAGCGGCGTACTGGTCGCTGTATCGCATTGCGCGCAACACGAACGGTCTTGCGGCGGAGAAGCCGTGGTCGTGGTATCTCGACCAGGCGTATGAGACGACGATCGCGATGCAGACGCAGGCTCCGTACTATCTGCGCTTCGGGCTGATGGAGGGCACTGTTTTTTTGCGGCTGCTCGAGGATTTGAAGCACGAAGGCCTGCAGGACGCACAGTGGACGGTCAAGGCAACGAAGCTTGAAGCGATGATGCGTGAACGCGCTGGTATCTGGAAGGATGAAGCGTATCCCTTCGGCAGCGAGATGGCGTGGGATTCGACCGGTCAGGAAGAGGTCTATGACTGGACGAACTACTTCGGCGACAAGGACAAGGCCGAGGTTACGCTGAACGCCATCCTCGCGTACGATCCGACGATTCCGAGCTGGGGCTACAACGGCAGCGCGCGACGCTATTGGGATTTTCTCTATGGCGGTAAGTATCCACGCGTGGAGCGGCAGCTGCATCACTACGGATCGGGGCTGAATGCAATTCCGCTGCTGGCGGAATATCGCACACATCCGGATGATCTCTATCTGCTGCGCGTGGGCTACGGCGGCGTGATGGGACCGCTGAGCAACATCAACCAGGAAGGCTTTGCCTCGGCGGCGTTCCACTCGTTCCCGGATCGCATGGCCTTCGATCCTTACTCGGGCGACTATGGTCCGAACCTGCTGGGCCATGCGCTGAATACGGGCGTTTATGTGGCGCACAATGATGCGATGGGATGGCTGTGTTTCGGCGGCAATCTTATCGAGCATGGCGACACGCTGCATGTGACCGTGCTCGACTCCTCGCGCAAGCGCGTCTTTCTTGCGCCTGCGGGCTTATGGATCACGCTCGATGCGGGACAGATTGCATCTGTGGACTATGACACGAAGCGCGAGACCGTGCGTGTGCACCTGGCTGCGGCGACAGATGCGGTGAAGTCGGCGCGTCTGCGGTACGAGGCGACGGTGGGTGGTCATACCTGGACGCTTGCAGGCAGTTCCGGTAAGGATGGCGGCGCATCGGTGATTGCTCTGGGCAGAGGTGAGACGACCGTC
- a CDS encoding family 43 glycosylhydrolase, whose translation MTRRPIPLRPALLPLALAATLASPLSATALGQQVPAPQPIESRGNPILSDGSYYSADPAPLVAGDTLYILAGRDEAPPNVNDFIMNEWQIFSTKDVASGHWLHYPGILRPHEVFAWAAPDRAYAGQIIEGPDHRFYLYAPVQEANSTNEDTFAIGVAVSDSPLGPWKDAHPSGPIVSQSVPEPDHIQNIDPTIMIDDDGRVWLYWGTFGRLLGMELKPDMITPAGKEFPVHGLTGFFEAPWIMKRNRTYYMIYAGNQAGPDSPCTPAVYHACIEYGTAPAPTGPWTWQGVILDPVSSTTSHPGAIAFKGQWYLIYHTADAKGGGHFRRSVAIDKMQWDDTVTPPRILKVMPTHAPSAPPAPSRNLAPAAHPSASNEPVPLQYWIAAVNDGIVRENPLPPDMWATWTPHNPPQQWLQYTWAAPVTLNGSRIVFWTDHPAGANEGVAPPKAWHLEYWRDGAWHPVPHPSAYTADPGHFAAVGFDPVTTRCLRAIFDASGDDQQHAAVAVEEWEALAPKAIPHSQLPAPPTASESCGSTSNR comes from the coding sequence ATGACCAGACGACCCATCCCGCTTCGCCCCGCGCTGCTTCCACTGGCCCTGGCTGCAACGCTTGCCAGCCCTCTTTCCGCTACGGCTCTCGGGCAGCAGGTGCCCGCACCGCAGCCAATCGAAAGCCGCGGAAACCCTATCCTTTCCGATGGCTCCTACTACTCCGCAGATCCGGCCCCGCTGGTCGCCGGCGACACGCTGTACATCCTGGCCGGCCGCGATGAGGCCCCTCCAAATGTGAATGATTTCATCATGAACGAGTGGCAGATCTTCTCTACCAAAGATGTGGCATCGGGCCATTGGCTTCATTACCCCGGCATCCTCAGGCCGCACGAGGTCTTCGCCTGGGCCGCGCCTGATCGCGCCTACGCCGGCCAGATCATCGAAGGGCCCGATCACCGCTTCTATCTTTATGCTCCGGTGCAAGAGGCCAACAGTACGAATGAAGACACCTTCGCCATCGGCGTCGCAGTATCGGACTCGCCGCTCGGCCCATGGAAGGATGCACATCCCTCGGGCCCCATCGTCAGCCAGTCCGTGCCCGAGCCCGATCACATCCAGAACATCGACCCGACCATCATGATCGACGACGATGGCCGCGTCTGGCTCTACTGGGGGACCTTCGGCCGCCTGCTCGGCATGGAGCTCAAGCCGGACATGATCACGCCCGCAGGCAAGGAATTCCCTGTTCATGGACTCACCGGCTTCTTCGAAGCGCCATGGATCATGAAACGTAACCGTACCTATTACATGATCTACGCCGGCAACCAGGCAGGCCCGGATTCGCCCTGCACGCCGGCCGTCTATCACGCATGCATTGAATACGGCACCGCGCCCGCGCCCACCGGCCCGTGGACCTGGCAGGGCGTCATCCTCGATCCCGTCTCCTCCACCACCTCGCACCCCGGCGCCATCGCCTTCAAAGGCCAGTGGTACCTCATCTATCACACGGCAGACGCCAAAGGAGGCGGCCATTTCCGCCGCAGCGTCGCCATCGACAAGATGCAGTGGGATGACACTGTCACGCCACCACGCATCCTCAAGGTCATGCCCACGCATGCACCCTCGGCGCCGCCCGCGCCCAGCCGCAACCTCGCGCCCGCCGCGCATCCCAGCGCCTCGAACGAACCGGTGCCGCTGCAATACTGGATCGCCGCCGTCAACGACGGCATCGTGCGCGAGAACCCGCTCCCGCCCGACATGTGGGCCACCTGGACGCCGCACAATCCGCCGCAGCAATGGCTCCAGTACACCTGGGCCGCGCCCGTCACCCTCAACGGCAGCCGCATCGTCTTTTGGACCGATCACCCCGCCGGCGCGAACGAGGGCGTCGCTCCGCCGAAGGCCTGGCATCTCGAATACTGGCGCGATGGTGCATGGCATCCTGTTCCGCATCCCTCCGCCTACACGGCCGATCCCGGCCACTTCGCCGCCGTCGGCTTCGATCCCGTCACCACCCGCTGCCTCCGCGCTATCTTCGATGCTTCCGGAGACGACCAGCAACACGCCGCCGTAGCGGTCGAAGAGTGGGAAGCACTGGCGCCCAAAGCAATCCCGCACAGCCAACTCCCTGCGCCGCCCACCGCTTCCGAAAGCTGCGGCAGCACCTCGAATCGCTGA